In one window of Henckelia pumila isolate YLH828 chromosome 1, ASM3356847v2, whole genome shotgun sequence DNA:
- the LOC140875914 gene encoding major allergen Mal d 1-like: MGVIKVSQSFKTKVTPSRMFKALILDSHNLAPKLMFSSIKSIEFLQGNGEPGTIKQLNFTEASPFRYVKHRIDEIDEENFRCKYTFIEGDALMDKLDQIIYDVKFEAYGFDGCVCKITSEYFAKENVEIKEEHIEHGKDRAIGMYEVVEAYLMAHPHAYT, translated from the exons aTGGGTGTCATCAAAGTGTCCCAATCCTTCAAGACAAAGGTCACCCCGAGTAGGATGTTCAAGGCCTTGATCTTGGATTCCCACAACCTCGCCCCGAAACTCATGTTCTCCTCCATCAAGAGCATCGAATTTCTTCAAGGAAACGGCGAGCCCGGGACGATCAAACAATTGAACTTCACCGAAG CTAGCCCATTTAGATATGTGAAGCATAGGATCGACGAAATCGATGAAGAGAACTTCCGGTGTAAATACACTTTTATAGAAGGAGATGCATTGATGGACAAGCTAGATCAAATAATTTACGATGTCAAGTTCGAGGCGTATGGGTTCGACGGATGTGTGTGCAAGATAACAAGCGAATACTTTGCGAAAGAGAATGTGGAGATCAAGGAAGAGCACATCGAGCATGGGAAAGATAGAGCCATTGGCATGTATGAGGTTGTTGAAGCTTATCTCATGGCACACCCTCATGCCTATACTTGa